The following DNA comes from Bathymodiolus thermophilus thioautotrophic gill symbiont.
AAAATCAGACTCAGGTTTTTGCACCTCGTAACGCTTGATATATACAATTGGCGGGGTGATAGATTCTGCCTTGGTAATACGGATATTGCTAATTCTCTGAAATATTTTTTTTAACATTTGTAGTTCTCGATAACAGCATAAGCTGAATGGTTATGAATTGATTCAAAATTTTCTGACTCTAAACAATAATAATCAAGATTGTCGTTAGCATTTAAACCAACGGCAATGTCACGCACTAAATCTTCAACAAATGCAGGATTGTCATACGCTCTTTCGGTAACAACTTTTTCATCATCACGCTTTAAAATAGCATACAATTCACACGATGCCTTTTGTTCTGCTAATTCAATCAAATCTTCTAAATGCAAGGTTTTGCCTTTGGCAATCCTTACTTTAATAGTAATGTGTGAGCGTTGATTGTGGGCACCATATTTAGAAATACTCTTTGAGCACGGGCAAAGACTGGTTACTGGTACCACAACTTTCATCATTACTTCTGTAACACCTTGGTTTAAAATTCCGTATAAAGTTACTTGGTAATCCATCAAGGATTCAACCCCTGAAGAGGGGGCTTTTTTGGTGCGGAAAAAAGGAAATTCTAGGACAATATGTGCTGTGTTAGATTCTAACTTTTCACGCACTTTGTCAATAATTTTATTAAAATTATCACTGTTAAATTCACAAGGCCCTTCATTTAAAATCTCAATAAAGCGCGACATATGTGTGCCTTTCACATGCTCTGGTAATTCAACCGTCATAGTAAAATTACCCACTGTTGGATTTTTCTTGCCATCACGGTCAATAAAAACAATAGGGTGTGAAATGTCTTTAATACCCACTTTGTCAATAACAATTTGACGAGAGTCTGGGTTGTTTTGTGTATCAGGTAAACTAGATGCGTTCATAACTACTCCGAATAAGCCACAGATGCTCTCGGTGTTTCCCAAATAATCACTTCAGAAACACGAACATCTTGGTTATTAATTAATTTTCCAACCGCTTGATAAAAATACTTTGCGATATTTTCAGCAGTTGGGTTAAGCACATCAAAAGGAGGGATTTCATTCAAATATTGATGATCCAGTCTTTTAACCACGGCTTTGGTTTGTTTTTTAATCTCACGGAAGTCAATTGCAATACCTGAAACATCAAGCTCTTGTGCCTCAACCGACACTTCAACGCCCCAATTATGGCCATGTAAGCGTGCACAATCGCCTGGATAGTCTCTCAAGGAATGCGCTGCACCAAAATCTGTGACAATTTTTAAGACGAACATAATTCGGAAAAATTGGAAAAAGAGGCTATTATACCAATATGAAACCGCTGTATTAGCCAACCCATCACAATTTATGAAGTATATGAAATAACACTTGAATGGGTGTGGATATTAAAAAAATCCCTGTCAACTGATAACCCAAATCCAACGGCACTTCTCTAATATCAAAAACAAGCAATTAAAAAAAACTATCTACTTGAGGCCTTTGCATAAATATGAATAATCATCAAGAATCCTCGTTTCACCCACTTGGTAATTTTTTAATTTGCTGACACCCTCTTATCCTTCGAGGGTTGTCATACAGTTATAGGGGCCGAGCTGGAGGTTCGCATTGCCCGCCATTTGTGCAGAAGGTGCAAATTGGTCTGTTTGTATGGCAACGGTTCTTGTTTTCGTATATTTCAACTCGTCAAGGACTTTATTAATCCGATCACTCATCAACTTAGTGTTGCCTTCATCACCCATATCGTAAACCTGTACGACCTTTATGGATGAGCCAATCGTGTTGCCTTTTTCCAAAAGTTTAGCGAGGATTTTACTGAGTGCATTCGGGCAATCGCAACCATTTTCATTGAGCACCACATCAGATGATAAATGTATGAGACCGACACCGTT
Coding sequences within:
- the folE2 gene encoding GTP cyclohydrolase FolE2 → MNASSLPDTQNNPDSRQIVIDKVGIKDISHPIVFIDRDGKKNPTVGNFTMTVELPEHVKGTHMSRFIEILNEGPCEFNSDNFNKIIDKVREKLESNTAHIVLEFPFFRTKKAPSSGVESLMDYQVTLYGILNQGVTEVMMKVVVPVTSLCPCSKSISKYGAHNQRSHITIKVRIAKGKTLHLEDLIELAEQKASCELYAILKRDDEKVVTERAYDNPAFVEDLVRDIAVGLNANDNLDYYCLESENFESIHNHSAYAVIENYKC
- the queD gene encoding 6-carboxytetrahydropterin synthase QueD; this encodes MFVLKIVTDFGAAHSLRDYPGDCARLHGHNWGVEVSVEAQELDVSGIAIDFREIKKQTKAVVKRLDHQYLNEIPPFDVLNPTAENIAKYFYQAVGKLINNQDVRVSEVIIWETPRASVAYSE